In the Bombus pyrosoma isolate SC7728 linkage group LG15, ASM1482585v1, whole genome shotgun sequence genome, one interval contains:
- the LOC122575974 gene encoding vinculin isoform X5: protein MFSRAAKMPVFHTKTIESILEPVAQQVSRLVILHEEAEDGNAMPDLGRPVQAVSMAVANLVKVGKETINSSDDALLKQDMPAALQRVEGASRLLEEASAMLKQDPYSGPARKKLIEGSRGILQGTSSLLLCFDESEVRKIIRECKRVLDYLAVTEVIETMEDLVHFLKNLSPCLSKVSKEVSAREKELTHQVHREILVRCLEQVKTLAPILICSMKIFIHIISQGSKGAEEAAENRNYLAGRMSDELNEIIRVLQLTTYDEEEWDADQLTVLKKAQSAIESRIRAAYDWLDDGLALRGGVGEKSLRQIVEQAQRLAERYLPPSQAEPLQKLTSQIVTMTNALCELRQNEKGTTPQAEALARGIKEKTNELRNAIASAIEAADKSGTTQTAHTVAGRLEQANKWLLNPQHDDKGLGQRAIALIIHEGKKVAEGLPGIHKAEILQLCDEVDNLSHQLGDLCAHGQGNTPRAQEIARQLSHKLYELKNRIQQAVVSRVVEDFIDITTPLKQFTDAVLAPEGTLGRDQNFNDKTHALQTFSNRAAKTAKMVAAGGSGGNKKLAEALTASASQVESLTPQLINAGRIRMTYPDSKAADEHFENLRQQYAETMQRARALCDEATDSGDFIRTSEEQMQKHSFLCEEAIAKSHPQKMVDNTAAIARLANRVILVAKQESDNSEDPAFIQRVNQATDILQNSVAPMVQDAKLVAININDSNAVSRWRESNRALLSNVGQVRKAIIIQPDLIPPPEISQLHLNDVGEPLRNQPSPSNLCVVSSNLNTNKPQHRSISPLPKWAREGDNPDLLYQELASDNELEKSVHDGVGYYYDYGNNDEVVPPRPPLPGGDIPPPRPPPPETDDEDEMFMHAPQPNQPIMMAAHGLHQEVRQWSSKDNEIIAAAKKMAILMGRLSGLVRGEGGNKRDLIACAKAIAEASQEVTRLAKELARECTDKRIRTNLLQVCERIPTIGTQLKILSTVKATMLGAQETLPTWEELMLYGTEEDQEATDMLVGNAQNLMQSVKETVRAAECASIKIRTASGMKLRWVRRQPWYQY, encoded by the exons GTTTCGAGACTTGTCATCTTACATGAAGAAGCTGAAGATGGAAATGCAATGCCTGATTTGGGAAGGCCTGTGCAAGCAGTTAGTATGGCAGTGGCAAATCTTGTTAAG gtaggaaaagaaacaattaattctTCTGATGATGCTTTGCTTAAACAAGATATGCCTGCTGCTTTACAACGAGTTGAAGGAGCTTCACGTCTATTGGAAGAGGCATCAGCTATGTTAAAACAAGATCCATATTCTGGACCAGCTAG GAAAAAGCTAATAGAAGGTTCACGTGGGATCCTTCAAGGAACTAGTTCCTTACTTCTGTGCTTTGATGAAAGTGAAGTACGTAAAATTATTAGGGAATGCAAAAGAGTATTAGATTATTTGGCAGTAACAGAAGTTATTGAAACAATGGAAGATTTAgttcattttcttaaaaatttaagtCCTTGTCTCAGCAAAGTATCGAAAGAAGTGAGTGCTCGTGAAAAAGAACTAACTCATCAAGTACATAGAGAAATTCTGGTACGGTGCTTAGAGCAA gTAAAAACACTTGCACCAATTCTCATCTGctctatgaaaatatttattcacattATTTCTCAAGGAAGTAAAGGAGCAGAAGAAGCAGCTGAAAATCGTAACTATTTAGCTGGCAGAATGTCAgatgaattaaatgaaattattaggGTATTGCAACTTACTACATATGATGAAGAAGAATGGGATGCTGATCAGTTAACA gTATTAAAGAAAGCACAAAGTGCTATAGAATCTAGGATAAGAGCTGCTTATGATTGGTTAGATGATGGACTTGCTTTGCGCGGTGGAGTAGGAGAAAAGAGTCTTCGTCAAATAGTTGAACAAGCACAACGATTGGCAGAAAGATATCTCCCACCTTCACAGGCAGAACCATTGCAAAAATTAACTTCACAAATTGTTACTATGACCAATGCACTTTGTGAATTAAGGCAGAATGAAAAAG GAACTACACCACAAGCGGAAGCTTTAGCGCGtggtataaaagaaaaaacaaacgaaCTTCGCAATGCTATTGCCTCTGCTATAGAAGCTGCTGATAAATCTGGTACCACACAAACTGCTCACACAGTTGCAGGTCGTCTAGAACAAGCGAATAAATGGCTTCTTAATCCACAACATGATGATAAAGGACTTGGTCAGAGAGCTATAGCTTTAATTATACATGAAGGAAAAAag GTTGCCGAAGGTCTACCAGGAATACATAAAGCAGAAATTCTACAACTTTGCGATGAAGTTGACAATCTCTCTCATCAACTTGGAGATTTATGCGCTCATGGTCAAGGGAACACACCTCGTGCCCAAGAAATCGCTCGTCAATTGTCGCATAAGCTGTATGAACTGAAAAATAGAATACAACAGgccgttgtgtcgagagtagTCGAAGATTTCATCGATATAACGACGCCTTTAAAACAATTCACGGACGCTGTATTAGCTCCGGAAGGCACTTTAGGCCGCGATCAAAACTTCAATGATAAAACGCATGCTCTTCAAACATTTTCCAACAGGGCAGCAAAAACAGCCAAAATGGTGGCTGCTGGTG GTAGTGGGGGTAACAAGAAATTGGCGGAAGCGTTAACTGCAAGTGCTTCGCAAGTTGAATCTTTAACACCACAATTAATTAATGCTGGACGAATTCGAATGACTTACCCGGATAGCAAAGCTGCGGatgaacattttgaaaatttgcgaCAGCAATATGCAGAAACAATGCAGAGAGCACGTGCATTATGCGATGAAGCAACTGATAGTGGAGATTTCATTAGAACTTCTGAAGAACAAATGCAAAAGCATTCGTTCCTATGTGAGGAAGCTATAGCAAAAAGTCATCCACAAAAAATGGTTGACAATACAGCTGCCATTGCTAGATTGGCTAACAGAGTAATACTTGTGGCAAAACAAGAAAGTGATAATAGCGAGGATCCTGCATTCATTCAAAGAGTGAATCAAGCTACAGATATTCTCCAAAATA GTGTTGCTCCAATGGTCCAAGATGCAAAGTTAGTTGCGATTAATATTAACGATAGTAATGCAGTTTCCCGTTGGAGAGAAAGTAACCGCGCA CTTTTGTCTAATGTTGGACAAGTCCGTAAAGCTATCATAATTCAACCAGATCTAATACCTCCACCAGAGATATCGCAATTACATCTTAATGATG TTGGTGAACCTTTAAGAAATCAACCATCGCCAAGCAATTTATGTGTCGTCAGCTCCAATTTAAACACAAATAAACCTCAACATCGCTCTATCAGTCCATTACCAAAGTGGGCACGTGAAG gaGATAACCCTGATCTCCTATATCAAGAACTGGCTTCTGACAACGAGTTAGAAAAATCAGTTCACGATGgag TAGGCTACTACTATGATTATGGTAATAATGAtg AAGTCGTCCCACCGCGTCCACCTCTGCCTGGTGGAGATATTCCGCCTCCACGACCTCCACCACCGGAAACGGATGATGAGGATGAAATGTTTATGCACGCACCGCAGCCTAATCAGCCTATAATG atgGCTGCTCATGGCTTGCACCAAGAAGTACGACAATGGTCAAGCAAAGACAATGAAATTATTGCTGCTGCGAAGAAGATGGCTATTTTAATGGGTCGATTATCAGGTTTAGTTAGAGGAGAAGGTGGTAATAAACGGGATCTGATCGCATGTGCTAAGGCCATTGCAGAAGCTTCTCAGGAAGTAACTCGTTTAGCTAAGGAATTAGCTAGAGAATGTACCGACAAACGTATTCGTACT aatctCCTTCAAGTTTGTGAACGAATACCTACTATAGGtacacaattaaaaatattatctacaGTGAAAGCTACAATGCTAGGTGCACAAG AGACGCTCCCCACCTGGGAAGAGTTGATGCTTTATG GTACAGAAGAAGATCAGGAAGCAACAGACATGTTAGTTGGAAACGCTCAAAATCTTATGCAAAGCGTAAAAGAAACTGTTCGTGCTGCAGAATGTGCCAGTATAAAGATACGTACCGCATCTGGTATGAAATTACGCTGGGTGCGACGACAGCCTTGGTATCAGtactaa
- the LOC122575974 gene encoding vinculin isoform X1 gives MFSRAAKMPVFHTKTIESILEPVAQQVSRLVILHEEAEDGNAMPDLGRPVQAVSMAVANLVKVGKETINSSDDALLKQDMPAALQRVEGASRLLEEASAMLKQDPYSGPARKKLIEGSRGILQGTSSLLLCFDESEVRKIIRECKRVLDYLAVTEVIETMEDLVHFLKNLSPCLSKVSKEVSAREKELTHQVHREILVRCLEQVKTLAPILICSMKIFIHIISQGSKGAEEAAENRNYLAGRMSDELNEIIRVLQLTTYDEEEWDADQLTVLKKAQSAIESRIRAAYDWLDDGLALRGGVGEKSLRQIVEQAQRLAERYLPPSQAEPLQKLTSQIVTMTNALCELRQNEKGTTPQAEALARGIKEKTNELRNAIASAIEAADKSGTTQTAHTVAGRLEQANKWLLNPQHDDKGLGQRAIALIIHEGKKVAEGLPGIHKAEILQLCDEVDNLSHQLGDLCAHGQGNTPRAQEIARQLSHKLYELKNRIQQAVVSRVVEDFIDITTPLKQFTDAVLAPEGTLGRDQNFNDKTHALQTFSNRAAKTAKMVAAGGSGGNKKLAEALTASASQVESLTPQLINAGRIRMTYPDSKAADEHFENLRQQYAETMQRARALCDEATDSGDFIRTSEEQMQKHSFLCEEAIAKSHPQKMVDNTAAIARLANRVILVAKQESDNSEDPAFIQRVNQATDILQNSVAPMVQDAKLVAININDSNAVSRWRESNRALLSNVGQVRKAIIIQPDLIPPPEISQLHLNDEKQLPSRQYNYFIDKVGEPLRNQPSPSNLCVVSSNLNTNKPQHRSISPLPKWAREGDNPDLLYQELASDNELEKSVHDGVGYYYDYGNNDEVVPPRPPLPGGDIPPPRPPPPETDDEDEMFMHAPQPNQPIMMAAHGLHQEVRQWSSKDNEIIAAAKKMAILMGRLSGLVRGEGGNKRDLIACAKAIAEASQEVTRLAKELARECTDKRIRTNLLQVCERIPTIGTQLKILSTVKATMLGAQETLPTWEELMLYGTEEDQEATDMLVGNAQNLMQSVKETVRAAECASIKIRTASGMKLRWVRRQPWYQY, from the exons GTTTCGAGACTTGTCATCTTACATGAAGAAGCTGAAGATGGAAATGCAATGCCTGATTTGGGAAGGCCTGTGCAAGCAGTTAGTATGGCAGTGGCAAATCTTGTTAAG gtaggaaaagaaacaattaattctTCTGATGATGCTTTGCTTAAACAAGATATGCCTGCTGCTTTACAACGAGTTGAAGGAGCTTCACGTCTATTGGAAGAGGCATCAGCTATGTTAAAACAAGATCCATATTCTGGACCAGCTAG GAAAAAGCTAATAGAAGGTTCACGTGGGATCCTTCAAGGAACTAGTTCCTTACTTCTGTGCTTTGATGAAAGTGAAGTACGTAAAATTATTAGGGAATGCAAAAGAGTATTAGATTATTTGGCAGTAACAGAAGTTATTGAAACAATGGAAGATTTAgttcattttcttaaaaatttaagtCCTTGTCTCAGCAAAGTATCGAAAGAAGTGAGTGCTCGTGAAAAAGAACTAACTCATCAAGTACATAGAGAAATTCTGGTACGGTGCTTAGAGCAA gTAAAAACACTTGCACCAATTCTCATCTGctctatgaaaatatttattcacattATTTCTCAAGGAAGTAAAGGAGCAGAAGAAGCAGCTGAAAATCGTAACTATTTAGCTGGCAGAATGTCAgatgaattaaatgaaattattaggGTATTGCAACTTACTACATATGATGAAGAAGAATGGGATGCTGATCAGTTAACA gTATTAAAGAAAGCACAAAGTGCTATAGAATCTAGGATAAGAGCTGCTTATGATTGGTTAGATGATGGACTTGCTTTGCGCGGTGGAGTAGGAGAAAAGAGTCTTCGTCAAATAGTTGAACAAGCACAACGATTGGCAGAAAGATATCTCCCACCTTCACAGGCAGAACCATTGCAAAAATTAACTTCACAAATTGTTACTATGACCAATGCACTTTGTGAATTAAGGCAGAATGAAAAAG GAACTACACCACAAGCGGAAGCTTTAGCGCGtggtataaaagaaaaaacaaacgaaCTTCGCAATGCTATTGCCTCTGCTATAGAAGCTGCTGATAAATCTGGTACCACACAAACTGCTCACACAGTTGCAGGTCGTCTAGAACAAGCGAATAAATGGCTTCTTAATCCACAACATGATGATAAAGGACTTGGTCAGAGAGCTATAGCTTTAATTATACATGAAGGAAAAAag GTTGCCGAAGGTCTACCAGGAATACATAAAGCAGAAATTCTACAACTTTGCGATGAAGTTGACAATCTCTCTCATCAACTTGGAGATTTATGCGCTCATGGTCAAGGGAACACACCTCGTGCCCAAGAAATCGCTCGTCAATTGTCGCATAAGCTGTATGAACTGAAAAATAGAATACAACAGgccgttgtgtcgagagtagTCGAAGATTTCATCGATATAACGACGCCTTTAAAACAATTCACGGACGCTGTATTAGCTCCGGAAGGCACTTTAGGCCGCGATCAAAACTTCAATGATAAAACGCATGCTCTTCAAACATTTTCCAACAGGGCAGCAAAAACAGCCAAAATGGTGGCTGCTGGTG GTAGTGGGGGTAACAAGAAATTGGCGGAAGCGTTAACTGCAAGTGCTTCGCAAGTTGAATCTTTAACACCACAATTAATTAATGCTGGACGAATTCGAATGACTTACCCGGATAGCAAAGCTGCGGatgaacattttgaaaatttgcgaCAGCAATATGCAGAAACAATGCAGAGAGCACGTGCATTATGCGATGAAGCAACTGATAGTGGAGATTTCATTAGAACTTCTGAAGAACAAATGCAAAAGCATTCGTTCCTATGTGAGGAAGCTATAGCAAAAAGTCATCCACAAAAAATGGTTGACAATACAGCTGCCATTGCTAGATTGGCTAACAGAGTAATACTTGTGGCAAAACAAGAAAGTGATAATAGCGAGGATCCTGCATTCATTCAAAGAGTGAATCAAGCTACAGATATTCTCCAAAATA GTGTTGCTCCAATGGTCCAAGATGCAAAGTTAGTTGCGATTAATATTAACGATAGTAATGCAGTTTCCCGTTGGAGAGAAAGTAACCGCGCA CTTTTGTCTAATGTTGGACAAGTCCGTAAAGCTATCATAATTCAACCAGATCTAATACCTCCACCAGAGATATCGCAATTACATCTTAATGATG AAAAACAATTGCCAAGCCGTCAATATAATTACTTCATAGACAAAG TTGGTGAACCTTTAAGAAATCAACCATCGCCAAGCAATTTATGTGTCGTCAGCTCCAATTTAAACACAAATAAACCTCAACATCGCTCTATCAGTCCATTACCAAAGTGGGCACGTGAAG gaGATAACCCTGATCTCCTATATCAAGAACTGGCTTCTGACAACGAGTTAGAAAAATCAGTTCACGATGgag TAGGCTACTACTATGATTATGGTAATAATGAtg AAGTCGTCCCACCGCGTCCACCTCTGCCTGGTGGAGATATTCCGCCTCCACGACCTCCACCACCGGAAACGGATGATGAGGATGAAATGTTTATGCACGCACCGCAGCCTAATCAGCCTATAATG atgGCTGCTCATGGCTTGCACCAAGAAGTACGACAATGGTCAAGCAAAGACAATGAAATTATTGCTGCTGCGAAGAAGATGGCTATTTTAATGGGTCGATTATCAGGTTTAGTTAGAGGAGAAGGTGGTAATAAACGGGATCTGATCGCATGTGCTAAGGCCATTGCAGAAGCTTCTCAGGAAGTAACTCGTTTAGCTAAGGAATTAGCTAGAGAATGTACCGACAAACGTATTCGTACT aatctCCTTCAAGTTTGTGAACGAATACCTACTATAGGtacacaattaaaaatattatctacaGTGAAAGCTACAATGCTAGGTGCACAAG AGACGCTCCCCACCTGGGAAGAGTTGATGCTTTATG GTACAGAAGAAGATCAGGAAGCAACAGACATGTTAGTTGGAAACGCTCAAAATCTTATGCAAAGCGTAAAAGAAACTGTTCGTGCTGCAGAATGTGCCAGTATAAAGATACGTACCGCATCTGGTATGAAATTACGCTGGGTGCGACGACAGCCTTGGTATCAGtactaa
- the LOC122575974 gene encoding vinculin isoform X2, whose product MPVFHTKTIESILEPVAQQVSRLVILHEEAEDGNAMPDLGRPVQAVSMAVANLVKVGKETINSSDDALLKQDMPAALQRVEGASRLLEEASAMLKQDPYSGPARKKLIEGSRGILQGTSSLLLCFDESEVRKIIRECKRVLDYLAVTEVIETMEDLVHFLKNLSPCLSKVSKEVSAREKELTHQVHREILVRCLEQVKTLAPILICSMKIFIHIISQGSKGAEEAAENRNYLAGRMSDELNEIIRVLQLTTYDEEEWDADQLTVLKKAQSAIESRIRAAYDWLDDGLALRGGVGEKSLRQIVEQAQRLAERYLPPSQAEPLQKLTSQIVTMTNALCELRQNEKGTTPQAEALARGIKEKTNELRNAIASAIEAADKSGTTQTAHTVAGRLEQANKWLLNPQHDDKGLGQRAIALIIHEGKKVAEGLPGIHKAEILQLCDEVDNLSHQLGDLCAHGQGNTPRAQEIARQLSHKLYELKNRIQQAVVSRVVEDFIDITTPLKQFTDAVLAPEGTLGRDQNFNDKTHALQTFSNRAAKTAKMVAAGGSGGNKKLAEALTASASQVESLTPQLINAGRIRMTYPDSKAADEHFENLRQQYAETMQRARALCDEATDSGDFIRTSEEQMQKHSFLCEEAIAKSHPQKMVDNTAAIARLANRVILVAKQESDNSEDPAFIQRVNQATDILQNSVAPMVQDAKLVAININDSNAVSRWRESNRALLSNVGQVRKAIIIQPDLIPPPEISQLHLNDEKQLPSRQYNYFIDKVGEPLRNQPSPSNLCVVSSNLNTNKPQHRSISPLPKWAREGDNPDLLYQELASDNELEKSVHDGVGYYYDYGNNDEVVPPRPPLPGGDIPPPRPPPPETDDEDEMFMHAPQPNQPIMMAAHGLHQEVRQWSSKDNEIIAAAKKMAILMGRLSGLVRGEGGNKRDLIACAKAIAEASQEVTRLAKELARECTDKRIRTNLLQVCERIPTIGTQLKILSTVKATMLGAQETLPTWEELMLYGTEEDQEATDMLVGNAQNLMQSVKETVRAAECASIKIRTASGMKLRWVRRQPWYQY is encoded by the exons GTTTCGAGACTTGTCATCTTACATGAAGAAGCTGAAGATGGAAATGCAATGCCTGATTTGGGAAGGCCTGTGCAAGCAGTTAGTATGGCAGTGGCAAATCTTGTTAAG gtaggaaaagaaacaattaattctTCTGATGATGCTTTGCTTAAACAAGATATGCCTGCTGCTTTACAACGAGTTGAAGGAGCTTCACGTCTATTGGAAGAGGCATCAGCTATGTTAAAACAAGATCCATATTCTGGACCAGCTAG GAAAAAGCTAATAGAAGGTTCACGTGGGATCCTTCAAGGAACTAGTTCCTTACTTCTGTGCTTTGATGAAAGTGAAGTACGTAAAATTATTAGGGAATGCAAAAGAGTATTAGATTATTTGGCAGTAACAGAAGTTATTGAAACAATGGAAGATTTAgttcattttcttaaaaatttaagtCCTTGTCTCAGCAAAGTATCGAAAGAAGTGAGTGCTCGTGAAAAAGAACTAACTCATCAAGTACATAGAGAAATTCTGGTACGGTGCTTAGAGCAA gTAAAAACACTTGCACCAATTCTCATCTGctctatgaaaatatttattcacattATTTCTCAAGGAAGTAAAGGAGCAGAAGAAGCAGCTGAAAATCGTAACTATTTAGCTGGCAGAATGTCAgatgaattaaatgaaattattaggGTATTGCAACTTACTACATATGATGAAGAAGAATGGGATGCTGATCAGTTAACA gTATTAAAGAAAGCACAAAGTGCTATAGAATCTAGGATAAGAGCTGCTTATGATTGGTTAGATGATGGACTTGCTTTGCGCGGTGGAGTAGGAGAAAAGAGTCTTCGTCAAATAGTTGAACAAGCACAACGATTGGCAGAAAGATATCTCCCACCTTCACAGGCAGAACCATTGCAAAAATTAACTTCACAAATTGTTACTATGACCAATGCACTTTGTGAATTAAGGCAGAATGAAAAAG GAACTACACCACAAGCGGAAGCTTTAGCGCGtggtataaaagaaaaaacaaacgaaCTTCGCAATGCTATTGCCTCTGCTATAGAAGCTGCTGATAAATCTGGTACCACACAAACTGCTCACACAGTTGCAGGTCGTCTAGAACAAGCGAATAAATGGCTTCTTAATCCACAACATGATGATAAAGGACTTGGTCAGAGAGCTATAGCTTTAATTATACATGAAGGAAAAAag GTTGCCGAAGGTCTACCAGGAATACATAAAGCAGAAATTCTACAACTTTGCGATGAAGTTGACAATCTCTCTCATCAACTTGGAGATTTATGCGCTCATGGTCAAGGGAACACACCTCGTGCCCAAGAAATCGCTCGTCAATTGTCGCATAAGCTGTATGAACTGAAAAATAGAATACAACAGgccgttgtgtcgagagtagTCGAAGATTTCATCGATATAACGACGCCTTTAAAACAATTCACGGACGCTGTATTAGCTCCGGAAGGCACTTTAGGCCGCGATCAAAACTTCAATGATAAAACGCATGCTCTTCAAACATTTTCCAACAGGGCAGCAAAAACAGCCAAAATGGTGGCTGCTGGTG GTAGTGGGGGTAACAAGAAATTGGCGGAAGCGTTAACTGCAAGTGCTTCGCAAGTTGAATCTTTAACACCACAATTAATTAATGCTGGACGAATTCGAATGACTTACCCGGATAGCAAAGCTGCGGatgaacattttgaaaatttgcgaCAGCAATATGCAGAAACAATGCAGAGAGCACGTGCATTATGCGATGAAGCAACTGATAGTGGAGATTTCATTAGAACTTCTGAAGAACAAATGCAAAAGCATTCGTTCCTATGTGAGGAAGCTATAGCAAAAAGTCATCCACAAAAAATGGTTGACAATACAGCTGCCATTGCTAGATTGGCTAACAGAGTAATACTTGTGGCAAAACAAGAAAGTGATAATAGCGAGGATCCTGCATTCATTCAAAGAGTGAATCAAGCTACAGATATTCTCCAAAATA GTGTTGCTCCAATGGTCCAAGATGCAAAGTTAGTTGCGATTAATATTAACGATAGTAATGCAGTTTCCCGTTGGAGAGAAAGTAACCGCGCA CTTTTGTCTAATGTTGGACAAGTCCGTAAAGCTATCATAATTCAACCAGATCTAATACCTCCACCAGAGATATCGCAATTACATCTTAATGATG AAAAACAATTGCCAAGCCGTCAATATAATTACTTCATAGACAAAG TTGGTGAACCTTTAAGAAATCAACCATCGCCAAGCAATTTATGTGTCGTCAGCTCCAATTTAAACACAAATAAACCTCAACATCGCTCTATCAGTCCATTACCAAAGTGGGCACGTGAAG gaGATAACCCTGATCTCCTATATCAAGAACTGGCTTCTGACAACGAGTTAGAAAAATCAGTTCACGATGgag TAGGCTACTACTATGATTATGGTAATAATGAtg AAGTCGTCCCACCGCGTCCACCTCTGCCTGGTGGAGATATTCCGCCTCCACGACCTCCACCACCGGAAACGGATGATGAGGATGAAATGTTTATGCACGCACCGCAGCCTAATCAGCCTATAATG atgGCTGCTCATGGCTTGCACCAAGAAGTACGACAATGGTCAAGCAAAGACAATGAAATTATTGCTGCTGCGAAGAAGATGGCTATTTTAATGGGTCGATTATCAGGTTTAGTTAGAGGAGAAGGTGGTAATAAACGGGATCTGATCGCATGTGCTAAGGCCATTGCAGAAGCTTCTCAGGAAGTAACTCGTTTAGCTAAGGAATTAGCTAGAGAATGTACCGACAAACGTATTCGTACT aatctCCTTCAAGTTTGTGAACGAATACCTACTATAGGtacacaattaaaaatattatctacaGTGAAAGCTACAATGCTAGGTGCACAAG AGACGCTCCCCACCTGGGAAGAGTTGATGCTTTATG GTACAGAAGAAGATCAGGAAGCAACAGACATGTTAGTTGGAAACGCTCAAAATCTTATGCAAAGCGTAAAAGAAACTGTTCGTGCTGCAGAATGTGCCAGTATAAAGATACGTACCGCATCTGGTATGAAATTACGCTGGGTGCGACGACAGCCTTGGTATCAGtactaa